Proteins encoded within one genomic window of Formosa agariphila KMM 3901:
- a CDS encoding DUF5993 family protein — translation MSLIFLIFLTAFILLIKQKKKLALAVFSLGLVCTVAMFFYHTTSSLQLNF, via the coding sequence ATGAGCCTCATTTTCTTAATTTTTCTAACAGCATTTATCTTATTAATAAAACAAAAAAAGAAACTAGCCTTAGCGGTATTTTCTTTAGGATTGGTATGTACTGTTGCCATGTTTTTTTACCACACCACATCGTCACTTCAACTTAATTTTTAA
- a CDS encoding disulfide bond formation protein B yields the protein MNALKIINSSAILIICSILIGAFYFQFGLHEDPCPLCLLQRIAMIAVIFGLCLNTYFGFKAEHFGIIIISALIGITISTRQVLLHICPVPGEAAGYGSPIFGMYLYSWGVVIFAASILASAILLFFIPKAAVTRTDLKISLFEKSAVYLAVLLILINVIATLFECQLGPCCDDGPCL from the coding sequence ATGAACGCATTAAAAATTATAAATAGTTCGGCCATTTTAATTATTTGTTCCATATTAATTGGAGCATTTTATTTTCAATTTGGTTTACATGAAGATCCTTGTCCCTTATGTTTATTACAACGTATAGCCATGATTGCCGTTATATTTGGCCTATGTCTAAACACTTATTTCGGATTTAAAGCAGAACATTTTGGAATTATTATTATCTCTGCGTTAATAGGTATTACCATTTCTACACGTCAAGTTCTACTTCATATTTGCCCTGTTCCAGGCGAAGCTGCTGGGTATGGTTCTCCTATTTTTGGTATGTATTTATACAGTTGGGGTGTTGTTATATTTGCGGCAAGTATTTTAGCTTCGGCTATTTTATTATTCTTTATTCCTAAGGCGGCAGTAACGAGAACAGACTTGAAAATTTCTCTTTTTGAAAAATCGGCAGTATATCTTGCAGTGCTTTTAATTCTTATAAATGTTATTGCAACCTTATTTGAATGCCAATTAGGACCGTGTTGCGATGATGGACCTTGCCTTTAA
- a CDS encoding formylglycine-generating enzyme family protein, giving the protein MLIRTLLMFCIAFTLQNAMYSQSSEEMSEIKGGTYIPLYGRDSAVVKVNDFFMDKYPVTNKQYQAFVIKYPEWQKSKAKKLFVDGTYLTNWKNDTELNDSENPNSPITYVSWFSARKYCECQGKRLPTVDEWEYVAMADEDIADARVKETYNQQILSWYEAPRTNTYEVGRNPKNYWGVYDLHGLVWEWTSDFNSVLITGESRKDVDKDSNLFCGAAAVGATDLMNYAAFMRYAFRGSISARYGIKNLGFRCVKDVAIE; this is encoded by the coding sequence ATGCTAATTAGAACATTATTAATGTTTTGCATAGCATTCACATTACAAAATGCGATGTATTCGCAATCCAGCGAAGAGATGTCAGAAATTAAAGGGGGAACTTATATCCCCCTTTATGGTAGAGATTCTGCTGTAGTTAAGGTGAATGATTTTTTTATGGATAAATATCCTGTAACCAATAAGCAATATCAAGCGTTTGTAATTAAGTATCCAGAATGGCAAAAATCTAAAGCAAAAAAATTGTTTGTAGATGGCACCTATTTAACAAACTGGAAAAATGATACCGAGCTAAATGATTCCGAAAACCCAAACAGCCCGATTACTTATGTGTCTTGGTTTTCTGCTAGAAAGTATTGCGAATGTCAGGGTAAACGTTTACCAACAGTAGACGAATGGGAATATGTAGCCATGGCCGATGAAGACATTGCAGATGCTCGGGTTAAGGAAACTTATAATCAACAAATTTTATCTTGGTACGAAGCGCCTAGAACTAATACGTACGAAGTTGGACGCAATCCTAAAAATTATTGGGGTGTTTACGATTTACACGGATTGGTTTGGGAGTGGACTTCAGATTTTAATTCGGTATTAATTACAGGTGAATCTAGAAAAGATGTAGATAAAGATTCTAATCTGTTTTGTGGAGCAGCTGCAGTTGGCGCAACAGATTTAATGAATTACGCAGCCTTTATGCGCTATGCATTTCGTGGTAGTATAAGTGCGCGTTATGGTATAAAAAACTTAGGATTTAGATGCGTAAAAGACGTCGCTATAGAATAA
- a CDS encoding hemerythrin domain-containing protein, producing MEEAHVFSILAEDHPLRIQAINEHKQIKKLVNKTTDLEANLSTLADVLEAHIRFEERVMFPEIQAIATTEEMTHIDDIHYEQNLEENTTDEFWK from the coding sequence ATGGAAGAAGCTCATGTGTTTTCTATTTTAGCTGAAGACCATCCGTTGAGAATACAAGCCATAAACGAACACAAACAAATTAAAAAACTCGTTAATAAAACCACAGATTTAGAAGCTAATTTGAGTACGCTTGCAGATGTTTTAGAAGCACACATTCGCTTTGAAGAACGTGTAATGTTTCCAGAAATTCAAGCTATAGCCACTACAGAAGAGATGACTCATATAGATGACATACATTACGAACAAAACCTTGAAGAAAACACAACCGACGAATTCTGGAAGTAA
- a CDS encoding SCO family protein, producing MKKYIVVFSLMCLGLVSCKNETKETVKPETTASKKVSDAISDMSIYNLPSTWTNQDGADIHLKDLKGDVLVMVMIYTTCKAACPRLVADMRNIETRLPEDTKDKVKMIFVSIDPETDTPERLKAFAKENFMDEDPWMFLRSSVENTREFAAVLAVKYKEISPMDFSHSNIISVFNEAGELVFQQEGLGVNSDETIENIEKAVSEM from the coding sequence ATGAAAAAATATATAGTAGTTTTTAGTTTAATGTGCTTAGGATTGGTTTCATGTAAAAACGAAACAAAGGAAACTGTAAAACCGGAAACCACAGCGTCTAAAAAGGTTTCTGATGCTATTTCCGATATGTCTATTTACAATTTGCCTTCAACTTGGACGAATCAAGACGGAGCAGATATTCACTTAAAAGATTTAAAAGGCGATGTGCTAGTGATGGTTATGATCTATACGACCTGTAAAGCGGCTTGTCCGAGATTGGTAGCCGATATGCGTAATATTGAAACACGCTTACCAGAAGACACAAAAGACAAAGTAAAAATGATTTTTGTGAGTATTGATCCCGAAACAGACACGCCAGAACGTTTAAAGGCCTTCGCTAAAGAAAATTTTATGGACGAAGATCCTTGGATGTTTTTACGGTCTTCAGTTGAAAACACACGTGAATTTGCAGCGGTTTTAGCAGTAAAATACAAAGAAATTTCTCCAATGGATTTCTCTCACTCAAATATTATTAGTGTGTTTAATGAGGCCGGAGAACTTGTATTTCAACAAGAAGGTTTGGGTGTAAACTCAGATGAAACTATAGAAAATATAGAAAAAGCAGTTAGCGAAATGTAA